TCAACTCGATGCATTTGTCGACAACTTCGTCCAGCGCATTCTGTCGTTCGATAAGCAGGCGCTGAGCACCTGCAAAACAACGATCAACCAGATTGGCTTGCCCGACGATACGCAGCTCCAGGCCACCGAAAATACTTTCTTCAAGGCTTTTGGCTGGCCGGGTGCACGCGAGCGTATGCCCAAGCTGCTTGAGCGGGGTATTGGTAAGGCAGGTGAATTCGAGCTGAACCTTGGTCACCACATTGGTAATTTGTGAGTGTCGCGATCAGCCGGTGACTTTAGCCAGCAGATCGAGCAGCTGTGCCCGGTGGCGTTAGGCTTGCGGTGAAACCGGAAATTCGTGGCTGCCGTGGAGCAAACGTCCGTGAAGCACGCTGCAGCCCCAGGTCGGCCATGGCCAACAAGCAACACTTCGCGATTGCGAATTAAATGACCGGTTCCTGAGAGGAACCGACGCCCGAGTGCCTGACCGACGGTGCGGATGAATGACTCCTTCTGGCCGATAGTACCCATCAGCTTCTGACGAACAACGGGCATCGACAACAAACGTCGATATCCGCCCACCCAATTCCTTCCGATTGTTCGCGAAAACCGACGCCGAACCTGAAGGCCGGACGGCCAGCCCCACCATTTTTCCCATCAGGAAAACCCTGATCGACTCCGCAGGCCGCCGGTTTCGGCCGGTTTTCCCGCTGCCACAAGCCGCCGCTGTGCGCCCCCGCCCAAACGATCCCCCGAACCCGCACAACCGCGCCCCATCAAGCCTCTCAGCCCGTATACCTAGCCAAAACGGGTATGGCGCACCGCAGTATTTCCCGTGATGAGCGTGATTTCGATACCTCCAAGGTATCAAAAATCCCACCCAAAAGTATTGGACGGTGGTTTTGGCCGGGGCGTATAAATCCGTTCCATGAACACCCCCCAAGCAGCGTGCCCCATGTCCTCCGTCACCATCGAACGCATTGAAACCCGCCTCGTCGATCTGCCGACGATCCGCCCGCACAAGCTGTCGGTGGCCACGATGCACGGCCAGACGCTGATGCTCGTGAAGGTGTTCTGCAGCGACGGCGTGACGGGCCTCGGCGAAGGCACGACGATCGCAGGCATGGCCTACGGCCCGGAAAGCCCCGAAGCGATGAAGCTCGCGATCGATGCGTACCTCGCACCGGCGATCGTCGGCCGCGACGCGACGCGCGTCCAGACGCTGATGGCGTTCCTCGGCAAGCTCGCAAAGGTCAATCATTTCGCGAAGAGCGCGCTCGAAACCGCGCTGCTCGACGCGCACGGCAAGCGGCTCGGCGTGCCGGTCAGCGAATTGCTCGGCGGCCGCCGGCGCGATCGCCTGCCGGTCGCGTGGACGCTCGCGTCGGGCGATACGGCCACCGACATCGCCGAAGCCGAGCGGATGCTCGACCTGCGCCGCCACAACGTGTTCAAGCTGAAGATCGGCGCGAAGTCGCCGGAGACGGATATCCGGCACGTGGCCGAGATCAAGAAGGCCGTCGGCGATCGCGCATCGGTGCGCGTCGACGTGAACATGGCGTGGAGCGAAACGCAGGCCGCGCGCGCGATTCCGGCGCTGGCCGACGCCGGTTGCGAACTGGTCGAGCAGCCGGTGGCCTCGGCCGCAGCGCTGGCACGCCTGATGCGCCGCTTCCCGGTCGCGCTGATGGCCGATGAAATCCTGCAGGGCCCCGACAGCGCGTTCGAGATCGCGAAGCATCACGGCGCGGACGTGTTCGCGATCAAGATCGAACAGAGCGGCGGCCTCTTTGCCGCGCAGCGCGTGGCCGCGATCGCCGATGCCGCGGGCATCGAGCTGTACGGCGGCACGATGCTCGAAGGCGCGTTCAGCACGGTTGCATCCGCGCACCTGTTCGCGAGCTTCGCGAACCTGCAGTGGGGCACCGAACTGTTCGGGCCGCTGCTGATCACCGAAGAGATCCTGACGCAGCCGCTGGACTACAGCGACTTCGAACTGACCGTGCCGGACGGCCCCGGTCTCGGCATCGAGCTCGACGAAGACAAAGTTAGGCGTTTCACCCGCGACGGACTCACGAGAGTCGTGCGGTAGCCCGAGTCAGGCACAGCCGTCATTCCCCCCAAATACACGTGGAGACACCATCATGAGCGTCAAAGTTTTCGAAACCCGGGAAGTGCAGGACCTGCTGAAGGCCGCGTCGAACGCGGGCGCGGACAACACGAAGGGCGGCAACGCGCGTACGCAGCAGGTCGTGCTGCGCCTGCTTGGCGACCTGTTCAAGGCGATCGACGATCTCGACATCACGCCCGACGAAGTGTGGGCCGGCGTCAACTACCTGAACAAGCTCGGTCAGGATGGCGAAGCAGCGCTGCTCGCGGCCGGCCTCGGTCTCGAGAAGTACCTCGACATTCGCATGGACGCGGCCGACAAGGCCGTCGGCCTCGACGGTGGCACGCCGCGCACGATCGAGGGGCCGCTTTATGTGGCCGGCGCGCCGGTGCGCGACGGCGTGTCGAAGATCGACCTCGACGCGGACGAAGGTGCAGGCCCGCTCGTGATCCACGGCACGGTCACGGGCCTCGACGGCAAGCCGGTCGCGGGCGCACTGGTCGAATGCTGGCACGCGAACTCGAAGGGCTTCTATTCGCACTTCGACCCGACCGGCAAGCAGAGCGATTTCAACCTGCGCGGCGCGGTGAAGACGGGCGCTGACGGCAAGTACGAATTCCGCACGCTGATGCCGGTCGGCTATGGCTGCCCGCCGCAGGGCGCGACGCAGCAACTGCTGGACGGTCTCGGCCGCCACGGCAACCGTCCCGCGCATGTGCACTTCTTCGTCGACAGCAACGATCACCGCAAGCTGACGACACAGTTCAACATCGACGGCGATCCGCTGATCTGGGATGACTTCGCGTATGCAACGCGCGAGGAACTGATTCCGCCGGTGGTCGCGAAGACCGGCGGCACGGCGCTCGGCATGAAGGCCGATGCGTATCAGGACATCGAGTTCAACTTCGTGCTGACGCCGCTGATGCAGGGCAAGGACAACCAGATCGTCCACCGCC
This genomic interval from Burkholderia cepacia contains the following:
- a CDS encoding muconate/chloromuconate family cycloisomerase, which codes for MSSVTIERIETRLVDLPTIRPHKLSVATMHGQTLMLVKVFCSDGVTGLGEGTTIAGMAYGPESPEAMKLAIDAYLAPAIVGRDATRVQTLMAFLGKLAKVNHFAKSALETALLDAHGKRLGVPVSELLGGRRRDRLPVAWTLASGDTATDIAEAERMLDLRRHNVFKLKIGAKSPETDIRHVAEIKKAVGDRASVRVDVNMAWSETQAARAIPALADAGCELVEQPVASAAALARLMRRFPVALMADEILQGPDSAFEIAKHHGADVFAIKIEQSGGLFAAQRVAAIADAAGIELYGGTMLEGAFSTVASAHLFASFANLQWGTELFGPLLITEEILTQPLDYSDFELTVPDGPGLGIELDEDKVRRFTRDGLTRVVR
- the catA gene encoding catechol 1,2-dioxygenase; the protein is MSVKVFETREVQDLLKAASNAGADNTKGGNARTQQVVLRLLGDLFKAIDDLDITPDEVWAGVNYLNKLGQDGEAALLAAGLGLEKYLDIRMDAADKAVGLDGGTPRTIEGPLYVAGAPVRDGVSKIDLDADEGAGPLVIHGTVTGLDGKPVAGALVECWHANSKGFYSHFDPTGKQSDFNLRGAVKTGADGKYEFRTLMPVGYGCPPQGATQQLLDGLGRHGNRPAHVHFFVDSNDHRKLTTQFNIDGDPLIWDDFAYATREELIPPVVAKTGGTALGMKADAYQDIEFNFVLTPLMQGKDNQIVHRPRAAATA